ACGATTGCCCATTCGGGCCGGCAATGGTTGGCCATTTGGCGTTGCTCGCGCCAGTAATGGTCGACGAACTGTAGCTCTCGTTCCAGAAACCATCGGTAGTCAGGATGGTGTAGGCCTGGCGACATGCAATGTTCGAAGGTTGATTGGTGGTTCCATAGCCTGGATCGCTGGACATCGTCGTCCAGGGCTGAGAGGTCTGGTAGTACTGACCTACCTGAGACAGCGCCATACGCAACGGCGTACCACCACTCGGGCTCAATGCCGCCGCCCAGTTCCAGAAGCCATTCTTCTGGTCAGTGCTGGACGACCCATCGCCAAAAGGCTGCACCGAGGCGACTTTGTTCGTCACACTGCTTCTGCCGCTGCCGCAGTGATAGGTGTCCGTATATGTATAGGGCGCAGCGGTAGACGAGGCAGATGGCAGATGGCTGGCATCACCGTTGCAACCACCATCAATCGATCCGAATCCGACACGAAAGCCCTTGTTGACCGTGGAGAACGCCGTCATCAGGCCACTCTTGGCCATCTGGATACGCGTGCGGTAGTACGAGAACCAATTCGCCACGTTCTGCTGCGTAGCTGCGCTCTCGTCACACAAGGACGTGCTGACAGCGGTTGGGCTGGCCGTCGACAACAACGAGCAGGTACCGGTTGTACCGACGTAATATTCGGTACTGTTGGTCCCCGTGGTGTAGGTAAAGTAATTCTGGTAGACCTGGTTCTGATTCGTACAGGTGGTTCCGCTCAGCGAGTCGCCACTATTGCAGGAATAGGTGGTTGTCGAATTGGGCGATACGGTCGTGGGACTCTTGGTGGTACTACCGCTCTTACAAATATACGAGCCGCTACTGTATTTCAGCGAAAAGCCGCTCGGACATACGTAGCACGTAGGCGGACTATTGCCGTCCGTAGTAGATCCTTTCGGACAGGAGTAATTTGTTGTTCCAGTAGCCGCATAGGTGGTAGTGACGGTTACCAGAAACGTCGTGTAATACGGAAAAGTATTCGCGTATGCGTTGTTTCCGCCGACAAATTGCGTGATATCCGTAGTGTTCGTATTGGTAAAACCATCCGTGTAGGCACTGGTCAGGCCAGGCGAGGCCGGATAGGTATCTGGGCTGGCTACCGTGCTATCCGCCTTGGGCGGCGGGCTATAAGTGATGGTCGGGTTGTAATACGTGCCGTTGATCGACGAATTGCGTGCCTGATCGTTTGTTGGGCTACCGTTGCCAGAGGTTGATGTTAGGTAGCCCCAGTCAGGCATGTAATCCCACGCCATCGAACCGGAGTCATCGAGCATCAGCACAACGTCCGGTGGAATGGCCGGCTGCACGGTCAACGGTTGCTGATCCACTGTCACCGTGGGTGTCGCCGCCACGGCAGGCATGTAGATGGCACCCAGCATCCATACGACCAGCATGGTGCAGAGCAGCCTTATGACTGCAGAGCCCCGGCGGCGTGGTGCTTGCGGCTTCGTGTTCATCACGGTTTGTCCTGAATTCGATCGGTTTGTCACTCACCTGCAGTGGTGAGCGCGGCAATGGATCAGCCTTGCTTGACGACGGCCTGGATAGTCACCACAGCGCGGTCACCCACCACGGCGGGGTCACCGCTGCGCGCGGTAATGCGGTAAAACACCGCCGTACCGGAGCTACCCTGCACGCCGTAGTTACGCGAGTTGCCGGTCTGGCCGAAGCCAGTATTGGTGGTCTGATCCACCCAGTTGCCCATGTTCTCCACCACAAACTGTGGCTGGCCGTAAGCAGTGGAGCTGGCGGTGTAGTCACCCCCGACTGTGCCTTTGGCCACGGATTGGATATAGCCGCTCGTCGCAAGGGTTGGGTCATTGAACGGGTTGGGCAGACAGGTGACACCGCCGGCTTGGCAGTTGTGCCAGATGATCGTTGGCGTCGTGGCGATCAGCGCACTCGCAGCGCGTATCGCCGCCTCTGCACTCTGGAATGCCTGCTCACGATCGTACTGATTGGACGCCATCCTCTGCTGCATGATGGTGCCACGCACGGCGGCCAGCCCCACCAGGGTAATCAATATCAGTAGGATCATTGCCACTATCAGGGCGACACCCTGCTGTGCGCGGGCACCGGGCGAGGACCGGAAAATGCGGTATGAATGGGAAACGTTCGGCGCGCTCATGTCATAGCACCCGGTTGCGCATCGTGGCGGTGTAAGTGAACGGCCGCTGGAGGGCGGCGTTGTTGTTGATGTTGGCGCGTACGTACGTGCTATTCACGGTAAGCGTGACCTGAGCGGCATTGACTGCCGCCCAGTTGCCCCCCACGGAGGCAGCGCTAGTGAACGCTACACCCGATGGCTGCACGTACATGATCTTCATGTTGGAAACGTTGCGCACCATTTCCTGCGGTGTGGCCACCGAGACTCCAGCGGAGCTGTAAGTCACAGGCAACCGGAATAACGAGTACGTACCCGCCGCGTTTGTGCCGATGTACCAATCGACTGCCGTCATTATGTTGACGCGCGCATTGGGCAGGAAGGTGTACGCATTGCCCGTGCTGGTGCAGATGGTGGGGTATCCCAGACCCGACGAACAGTTGCCCGGCACTGGCGTAGTGGCGGTGGCGAACCCCACGGTGGTGCCGCTATACGAAGTAATCTGCATCAACGTGGCATGGTCGAAATCGCATACCATGATGATGTCGCCGGCAGCCAGCTGCGTGCTTGCCGCATTGATGTTGAAGCTCGTGGGGCTACCCGACGCGCTGCCTACCGATACATCCGAAGGGACCGTGCCAAGGGCGATCACCGAACTGCTATTTTTGAGCGGCGCTCCGGTGGTCCCGGCGGTGAAGGAAGACAACGCAGGGTCCGTGGTGGCATCGTCGTACCCCTGCAATGGCACCGCCCAGTTGGCGTACCAGAGCGAGGCATTGCTGTTCAGCACATTCGCGATGCGGCCCGTGGTGTTGTCGCAACCAGTGAAGCCTACATCGCGCAGATCGCGCGTCATCATCTCGAAAGCGGCGCGTGAGCTGTTCTCTACATCGCCCAGTGCTTCGTTGGCGCGATAGGTCTGCTGACCGGCGAGGAACACGCTGATGACGCCACCGATCACGACCAAGCCCAGCAGCATCGCCACCATCAGCTCAATCATCGTGAAGCCACGCACGCGACGCGCGTAACGTCGGTGCTGGCCGTAGTTCATGGGCTGCTCGCTCATAGCATGGCCTGCGTGACGACCGTCTGCGTGGTGCTGTTGCTCACACTCAAGCCAGAGCGGCTGTCGTCGAATTGGACAGTGACAGTGCAGTACGCCGTAGTTGTGCCGGCAGCCAACGAGCAGGCGATCGTGCCGGTAGTGCTGGCACTGACGCCCAAGGGCGCGAGGTCGACGGTGCACCACTGGTTGATCTGGGCGTTAGCCAGGCTCCCCGTTCCCGACGGGCAGGCGTTTGCCTTGATAGAGGTGACGTTATAGGACCCGCTCTTCGCATTGGTGAGATCGGCCCGCATCGCATCAAGGATGGAATAGCTCGCCACCGTGGCCATGCTGCGCTCCATCGCACTGTTGTTGATGGACAGCGAGCGTGCCTGCAGCGCGGCAATGCCAATAAAGCCGACGGACAATACCAACACCGCCACCAGCACTTCGATCAAGCCCGCACCAGACTGGCAGGACGCCATGGGGCGCAAACCCGCGCGCCGACCAAACCGGACAGATTGCATGTGCTGAGTCATGGGCAACTCGTCGCGTTGCTGGGGGTTGATGATGTGATGATGCTGCCGGTAATCATGTTGACCTGGATGTCGTTGGCGGTCTTGAGCGCCGTCGAGCAAAGCTCCACCACCACGCTACCCGTTGCACCGGTGCCGAACGGCGCGGCCGCACCCGGTGCATAGCCGAGACCGCTACCGTTGAA
This genomic window from Dyella terrae contains:
- a CDS encoding pilus assembly PilX family protein, yielding MSAPNVSHSYRIFRSSPGARAQQGVALIVAMILLILITLVGLAAVRGTIMQQRMASNQYDREQAFQSAEAAIRAASALIATTPTIIWHNCQAGGVTCLPNPFNDPTLATSGYIQSVAKGTVGGDYTASSTAYGQPQFVVENMGNWVDQTTNTGFGQTGNSRNYGVQGSSGTAVFYRITARSGDPAVVGDRAVVTIQAVVKQG
- a CDS encoding PilW family protein, with the translated sequence MSEQPMNYGQHRRYARRVRGFTMIELMVAMLLGLVVIGGVISVFLAGQQTYRANEALGDVENSSRAAFEMMTRDLRDVGFTGCDNTTGRIANVLNSNASLWYANWAVPLQGYDDATTDPALSSFTAGTTGAPLKNSSSVIALGTVPSDVSVGSASGSPTSFNINAASTQLAAGDIIMVCDFDHATLMQITSYSGTTVGFATATTPVPGNCSSGLGYPTICTSTGNAYTFLPNARVNIMTAVDWYIGTNAAGTYSLFRLPVTYSSAGVSVATPQEMVRNVSNMKIMYVQPSGVAFTSAASVGGNWAAVNAAQVTLTVNSTYVRANINNNAALQRPFTYTATMRNRVL
- the pilV gene encoding type IV pilus modification protein PilV, which produces MTQHMQSVRFGRRAGLRPMASCQSGAGLIEVLVAVLVLSVGFIGIAALQARSLSINNSAMERSMATVASYSILDAMRADLTNAKSGSYNVTSIKANACPSGTGSLANAQINQWCTVDLAPLGVSASTTGTIACSLAAGTTTAYCTVTVQFDDSRSGLSVSNSTTQTVVTQAML